A window from Prinia subflava isolate CZ2003 ecotype Zambia chromosome Z, Cam_Psub_1.2, whole genome shotgun sequence encodes these proteins:
- the LOC134564628 gene encoding protein Wnt-11b-2-like — MGCPSAAATTALLCQLSLSAAIQWLGLAGSGVAWNESQHCRLLVPEQLQLCRRHLEVMPSIVRAARRTQELCQQSFADMRWNCSSIQSAPSFGPDLLTGTREAAFVHALAAAAVAQGIARSCASGELPLCSCGPGPSEPPAPGTRWGGCGDNLSHGLQLGAAFTDGSARAGPGSAPGLRAVNRHNGAVGRAVLSDSLDTRCKCHGVSGSCSVRTCWKGLPDLGEIASDLKSRYLAALKVTHRFVGLRKQLIPKEGDARPVTEMDLVYLSNSPDYCTPNPQLGSLGTQDRPCNRSSMGSDSCDLLCCGRGYNTYTEEVQERCHCRYRWCCSVVCRRCRRSLERHVCK, encoded by the exons ATGGGTTGCCCCTCCGCCGCTGCCACCACCgcgctgctgtgccagctgagcCTGTCCGCAGCCATCCAGTGGCT CGGGCTGGCGGGCAGCGGGGTGGCCTGGAACGAGAGCCAGCACTGCCGGCTGCTGGTGccggagcagctgcagctgtgccgCCGGCACCTGGAGGTGATGCCCAGCATCGTCCGCGCTGCCCGCCGCAcgcaggagctgtgccagcagagcttCGCAGACATGAGGTGGAACTGCTCCTCCATCCAGAGCGCCCCCAGCTTCGGCCCCGACCTGCTCACAG GAACGCGGGAAGCCGCCTTCGTGCACGCCCTGGCAGCGGCGGCAGTGGCCCAGGGCATCGCCCGCTCCTGCGCCTCCGGAGAGCTCCCGCTGTGCTCCTgcggccccggcccctccgAGCCCCCCGCGCCCGGCACCCGCTGGGGCGGCTGCGGGGACAACCTGAGCCACGGCCTCCAGCTCGGAGCCGCCTTCACCGACGGCTCGGCCAGAGCCGGCCCCGGGAGCGCGCCCGGGCTCAGGGCCGTGAACCGGCACAACGGAGCCGTGGGACGGGCG gtgcTCAGTGACTCCTTGGATACCAGGTGTAAATGCCACGGGGTTTCAGGCTCCTGCTCAGTGAGGACCTGCTGGAAAGGGCTGCCAGACCTGGGTGAAATCGCCTCTGACCTCAAATCCAGGTACCTGGCAGCCCTCAAGGTGACCCATCGGTTCGTGGGGCTCAGGAAGCAGCTGATCCCCAAGGAAGGGGATGCCAGGCCAGTGACAGAGATGGATCTGGTTTATCTCAGCAACTCTCCTGACTactgcaccccaaacccccagctGGGTTCtctggggacacaggacag GCCATGCAACAGGAGCTCCATGGGCAGTGACAGCTGtgacctgctgtgctgtggccGTGGCTACAACACCTACACGGAGGAGGTGCAGGAGCGCTGCCACTGCCGGTACCGCTGGTGCTGCTCCGTGGTGTGCAGGCGCTGCCGACGCAGCCTGGAGAGACACGTCTGCAAGTAA